One window from the genome of Haladaptatus paucihalophilus DX253 encodes:
- a CDS encoding twin-arginine translocation signal domain-containing protein, whose protein sequence is MTVREQQDAENVESEERRSFMKKGALATGALALGLGSAGSASAQGRNVLVYTYDYHPQVEFRVVNSLEQATTVRLLQRPGGGNVPEISQPDDYDGYIIRYLLGGGGGDGRGQITTFVFGRNLSLSQGDTRQFSGDASIFSSTLNLLSTSLRSS, encoded by the coding sequence ATGACTGTGAGAGAACAACAAGACGCAGAAAACGTCGAATCAGAAGAACGTCGCTCGTTTATGAAGAAAGGTGCGCTCGCAACGGGCGCACTCGCGTTGGGCTTAGGTAGCGCCGGGAGCGCCTCGGCGCAGGGCCGAAACGTGCTGGTGTACACCTACGACTACCACCCGCAAGTGGAGTTCCGGGTCGTCAACTCGTTGGAGCAAGCCACTACGGTTCGCCTGCTCCAGCGCCCTGGCGGCGGCAACGTGCCGGAGATCAGCCAGCCGGACGACTACGACGGCTACATCATCCGCTACCTGCTCGGTGGCGGTGGCGGTGACGGTCGAGGTCAGATCACCACGTTCGTCTTCGGCCGCAACCTCTCGCTGAGTCAGGGTGACACGCGTCAGTTCAGCGGTGACGCGTCGATCTTCAGCAGCACGCTCAACCTGCTCAGCACCAGCCTCCGAAGCAGCTAA
- a CDS encoding DUF1684 domain-containing protein: MTEFETTETDWREELLSTRAEKDDFFGSHPQSPIPPGERDDFDGLSYFDPDADYRVTATVERHDDPEPLDLETTAGPSQRYLRTMTLHLDVDGEEASLAVYQQEGQDSLFVPFRDKTTGQQSYENGRYLELYPDREPADGDEIVVDFNLAYSPFCAYSETFSCPLPPEENWLDLLIPAGEKTWDDH; the protein is encoded by the coding sequence ATGACCGAGTTCGAGACCACGGAGACCGACTGGCGCGAGGAACTGCTCTCCACCCGGGCAGAGAAAGACGACTTCTTCGGGAGTCACCCGCAGTCACCGATTCCGCCGGGGGAACGAGACGATTTCGACGGCCTGTCGTACTTCGACCCGGATGCCGACTATCGCGTGACGGCGACGGTCGAGCGACACGACGACCCCGAACCCCTCGACCTCGAAACGACCGCCGGGCCGTCACAGCGCTACCTGCGGACCATGACGCTCCACCTCGACGTGGACGGCGAGGAGGCCTCGCTCGCGGTGTACCAGCAGGAGGGGCAGGACTCGCTGTTCGTTCCGTTTCGAGACAAGACGACGGGGCAACAGAGCTACGAGAACGGGCGCTATCTCGAACTGTACCCCGACCGCGAACCGGCCGACGGAGACGAGATCGTCGTGGACTTCAACCTCGCGTACTCCCCCTTCTGTGCCTACAGCGAGACGTTCTCGTGTCCGCTCCCGCCCGAGGAGAACTGGTTGGACCTGCTGATTCCCGCGGGCGAAAAGACGTGGGACGACCACTGA
- a CDS encoding sulfurtransferase, which translates to MHENVVVSAEWLADRLDEVRVVDVRDAWEYDGIGHLPGAVNIPFDAFRSSDADDAGMLPGVEAWEDLLGSAGIDEDDTIVAYDDMHGVFAARFLVTAELYGHDRLHLLDGDFSSWQRDHETTTNAPSPDPVSYSARDSEGTTLVGREAVEAAIDDLDAVLVDTRDPAEFADGHLPGAVNVDWLDLVDDESRGLKSPDELREILESNGVIPEKRVILYCNTARRISHTYVVLSSLGYDDLGFYEGSLTDWTAADGELERE; encoded by the coding sequence ATGCACGAGAACGTCGTCGTCTCGGCGGAATGGCTCGCCGACCGACTTGACGAGGTACGAGTCGTTGACGTCCGCGACGCGTGGGAGTACGACGGAATCGGCCACCTCCCCGGCGCGGTCAACATCCCGTTCGACGCCTTCCGCTCGTCCGACGCGGACGACGCCGGAATGCTCCCCGGTGTCGAGGCGTGGGAGGACCTCCTCGGAAGCGCCGGTATCGACGAAGACGACACCATCGTCGCCTACGACGACATGCACGGCGTGTTCGCGGCGCGGTTCCTCGTCACCGCCGAACTGTACGGTCACGACCGACTCCACCTGCTCGACGGCGACTTCAGTTCGTGGCAACGCGACCACGAGACGACGACCAACGCGCCGTCGCCCGACCCCGTTTCCTACTCGGCCCGTGACTCCGAGGGCACCACGCTCGTCGGACGCGAGGCGGTCGAAGCCGCCATCGACGACCTTGACGCCGTGCTGGTGGACACCCGCGACCCGGCGGAGTTCGCCGACGGTCACCTCCCGGGTGCCGTCAACGTGGACTGGCTCGACCTCGTTGACGACGAGAGCCGCGGTCTGAAATCCCCCGACGAACTTCGTGAAATCCTCGAATCCAACGGTGTCATCCCCGAAAAACGCGTCATCCTCTACTGCAACACCGCCCGGCGGATTAGCCACACCTACGTCGTCCTCTCTTCGCTCGGCTACGACGACCTCGGATTTTACGAGGGGAGTCTCACCGACTGGACCGCGGCCGACGGCGAACTCGAACGCGAGTGA
- a CDS encoding DUF7511 domain-containing protein: protein MTGHFHTVDKPSEPEQNVAAPQSFELSSVVVEYDGKPNRCTIYPTEATRLERMASWITADADVFVELDDMR, encoded by the coding sequence ATGACCGGACATTTCCATACCGTCGACAAGCCGTCCGAACCGGAACAGAACGTCGCCGCCCCGCAGTCCTTCGAGTTGTCCTCCGTCGTGGTCGAGTACGACGGCAAACCGAACCGGTGTACAATTTACCCGACGGAAGCCACCCGCCTCGAACGCATGGCGAGCTGGATAACCGCGGACGCGGATGTTTTCGTCGAGTTGGACGACATGCGGTAG
- a CDS encoding thiamine ABC transporter substrate-binding protein produces MKRRTFLTASATGLAGLAGCLGNSDDAGSGGAGSTGDPTATTTAQTELSGTLNVATYSALVDAPSSSPGAWLKKEFEKEYPKATLQWQTPENEVNYFIQRKAQGVGIDADVYVGLNVDQLITIDDKLGGKQLFTPIADSLSNYGHVKEGLTFDPKNRAVPYDTGYVSLVYDETKVDGPGTFDALTKPKFEGTLLTENAQQAATGRAFLLWTIHQMGEDNYLDYWKRLSNNDVQILGSWDAAYTAFSNGERPIVVSYSTDQVYAHRDGANLKKHQIGFLNGQGYANPEGMAKFADTDNSKLADAFLDFMLSKKAQSKIPTLNVSFPATDWAEPGAEFEKYAKAPEKPVTYSYDQLKGNVEGWVDEWARQIASK; encoded by the coding sequence ATGAAACGACGAACCTTCCTTACGGCGAGCGCGACGGGACTCGCCGGACTCGCTGGCTGCCTCGGGAACTCCGACGATGCTGGTTCCGGCGGTGCGGGTTCGACCGGCGACCCGACCGCGACGACCACGGCACAGACCGAACTGAGCGGCACGCTGAACGTCGCAACGTACAGCGCGCTCGTGGACGCACCCAGTTCGTCGCCCGGCGCGTGGTTGAAAAAGGAGTTCGAGAAGGAGTACCCGAAAGCCACCCTCCAGTGGCAGACCCCGGAAAACGAGGTCAACTACTTCATCCAGCGGAAGGCACAGGGCGTCGGCATCGACGCGGACGTGTACGTCGGCCTAAACGTGGACCAACTCATCACCATCGACGACAAACTCGGCGGGAAACAGCTGTTCACCCCCATCGCCGACTCCCTCTCTAACTACGGCCACGTCAAAGAGGGATTGACGTTCGACCCGAAAAACCGGGCCGTCCCGTACGACACGGGCTACGTCAGCCTCGTCTACGACGAGACGAAGGTCGACGGCCCCGGAACGTTCGACGCGCTCACGAAACCGAAGTTCGAGGGGACGCTGTTGACCGAGAACGCCCAGCAAGCCGCGACCGGGCGGGCCTTCCTCCTCTGGACGATTCACCAGATGGGCGAGGATAACTACCTCGACTACTGGAAGCGACTCTCGAACAACGACGTGCAGATTCTCGGCTCGTGGGACGCGGCCTACACCGCCTTCTCGAACGGCGAACGACCCATCGTGGTCTCTTACTCCACCGACCAGGTGTACGCCCACCGCGACGGTGCGAACCTGAAGAAACACCAAATCGGCTTCCTAAACGGACAGGGCTACGCCAACCCCGAGGGGATGGCGAAGTTCGCTGACACGGACAACTCGAAACTCGCCGACGCCTTCCTCGACTTCATGCTCTCGAAGAAAGCCCAGTCGAAGATTCCGACGCTCAACGTCTCGTTCCCGGCGACCGACTGGGCCGAACCGGGCGCGGAGTTCGAGAAGTACGCCAAAGCCCCGGAAAAACCCGTCACCTACTCCTACGACCAACTAAAGGGCAACGTGGAAGGATGGGTTGATGAGTGGGCGCGCCAGATTGCGAGCAAGTAG
- a CDS encoding ABC transporter permease, protein MNPGRWLERHTLSLLGIVTSAVLVVLFYYPVAIVFADAGGLDAFLDVLTDRFYLFDIFGFTAYQALLSTLASVALGLPGAYILARYEFPGRRTIRSLTILPFVMPSILVAIGFVAMFGQNGLFNDVVGVIGLGPYSLLYNLPAIVAAHAFYNAPLVARVTNAAWESVDAREVETARSLGAGRFRAFRDVLVPQLLPAILTGALLTFIFTFMSFPIVLALGGFQYQTVEVWVYALVQRLDYSEAAVLAVLETTLSLALTYGYLRYEARQSAVSRASRPLPRKRLFSGDGGLAETLERAGVAVYLFVVLVLFLGPLVSTVLESFTGPSGFTLRYYEFLVTRQVSGASFQTKPGVAVQNSLLFGVGTLLVALPMGVVIAVLTRARKSRIVEAVAMAPLAVSGVMVGLGMLRGLVFGIPIAGTRIRVGGAVAIVAAHAVAAYPFVTRNVSPMLAGIDRRTVESARALGATRVRTLVDIELPLVAVGLAAGAAFAFAISIGEFDSTVILATGSSSYTMPVAVERFLGKQTLGPATAMGTVLLVVTAVSFVIIDRLGGRWEGG, encoded by the coding sequence ATGAACCCCGGGCGCTGGCTCGAACGACACACACTCTCCCTCCTCGGCATCGTCACCAGCGCCGTGCTCGTCGTCTTGTTCTACTACCCCGTCGCCATCGTCTTCGCTGACGCGGGGGGACTCGACGCCTTTCTCGACGTGCTGACCGACCGATTCTACCTCTTCGACATCTTCGGCTTCACGGCGTATCAGGCCCTCCTCTCCACGCTCGCCAGCGTCGCCCTCGGTCTCCCAGGCGCGTACATCCTCGCGCGCTACGAGTTTCCGGGCCGTCGCACCATTCGTTCGCTGACCATCCTCCCGTTCGTCATGCCGTCCATCCTCGTCGCCATCGGATTCGTGGCGATGTTCGGGCAGAACGGCCTGTTCAACGACGTGGTTGGCGTTATCGGCCTCGGCCCGTACTCGCTGCTGTACAATCTCCCCGCCATCGTCGCGGCCCACGCCTTCTACAACGCGCCGCTCGTCGCTCGCGTGACGAACGCGGCGTGGGAGAGCGTGGACGCCCGCGAGGTCGAAACCGCGCGAAGCCTCGGTGCCGGACGGTTTCGCGCCTTCCGAGACGTGCTCGTCCCCCAACTGCTCCCCGCGATTCTCACCGGCGCGCTCCTCACGTTCATCTTCACGTTCATGTCGTTCCCCATCGTTCTCGCGCTGGGCGGATTCCAGTACCAGACCGTCGAGGTCTGGGTGTACGCGCTCGTCCAGCGCCTCGATTACTCCGAGGCGGCGGTCCTCGCCGTCCTCGAAACCACTCTCTCGCTCGCGCTGACCTACGGCTACCTCCGGTACGAGGCCCGCCAGAGCGCCGTCTCTCGGGCCAGTAGACCCCTCCCGCGGAAACGCCTCTTTTCGGGCGACGGCGGTCTCGCCGAGACCCTCGAACGGGCGGGCGTCGCGGTGTACCTGTTCGTCGTCCTCGTCCTCTTTCTCGGCCCGCTCGTGAGCACCGTCCTCGAAAGTTTCACCGGGCCGTCCGGGTTCACCCTGCGATACTACGAGTTCCTCGTGACGCGGCAGGTGTCCGGCGCGTCGTTCCAGACGAAACCCGGCGTCGCGGTCCAGAACTCCTTGCTTTTCGGCGTCGGAACGCTCCTCGTCGCGCTCCCGATGGGCGTCGTCATCGCCGTCCTGACGCGGGCACGGAAGAGCCGCATCGTGGAAGCCGTGGCGATGGCCCCCCTCGCCGTGAGCGGCGTCATGGTCGGATTGGGCATGCTCCGCGGCCTCGTCTTCGGGATTCCCATCGCCGGAACGCGGATACGGGTCGGCGGCGCGGTGGCGATCGTCGCGGCCCACGCCGTCGCGGCCTATCCCTTCGTCACGCGCAACGTCTCGCCCATGCTCGCCGGAATCGACCGGCGAACCGTCGAATCGGCGCGGGCGCTCGGCGCGACCCGCGTCCGCACGCTGGTCGATATCGAACTGCCGCTCGTGGCGGTCGGTCTCGCCGCCGGAGCAGCCTTCGCGTTCGCCATCAGCATCGGCGAGTTCGACTCGACAGTTATTCTTGCTACGGGGAGTAGCAGTTACACGATGCCGGTCGCAGTCGAACGCTTCCTCGGCAAGCAGACCCTCGGGCCAGCCACGGCCATGGGCACCGTCCTGCTCGTCGTCACCGCCGTCAGTTTCGTCATCATCGACCGCCTCGGCGGGAGGTGGGAAGGTGGTTGA
- a CDS encoding DUF7553 family protein, with amino-acid sequence MTREQLVHAAEELKQASADTTGEVKERLESQADSLHSLAEADHGPDHGRLDRIMHALSELESDVDEETAKRIDSAYDHVKAHRETVSGV; translated from the coding sequence ATGACACGCGAACAACTGGTACACGCGGCGGAGGAACTGAAACAGGCCAGCGCCGATACCACCGGCGAGGTCAAAGAACGTCTCGAATCGCAGGCTGACTCCCTCCACTCGCTCGCCGAGGCCGACCACGGCCCGGACCACGGCCGACTCGACCGCATCATGCACGCCCTCTCGGAACTCGAAAGCGACGTGGACGAAGAAACCGCGAAACGTATCGACAGCGCCTACGACCACGTGAAGGCCCACCGCGAAACCGTCAGCGGCGTTTAA
- the rpiA gene encoding ribose-5-phosphate isomerase RpiA yields the protein MKTTGGSDEAKRNAGESAAEAVEDGMVVGLGTGSTTAHAIRALGRMVDSGLDVRGVPTSFQSRQLAQQEGIPLTDLDTVSRIDVAIDGADQFAGGDLIKGGGAAHAREKIVDGAADRFLVVVDPSKAAERLHHPVPVEVLPAARTTVADDVRRLGGNPTLRDAERKDGPVVTDNGNLVLDCEFGEIDSPGDLAADFSAIPGVVEHGLFVGMADEIHAGNDDGVDVRRV from the coding sequence ATGAAAACGACGGGTGGAAGCGACGAGGCGAAGCGAAACGCGGGCGAAAGCGCGGCGGAGGCGGTCGAAGACGGCATGGTAGTCGGACTTGGAACGGGGAGTACGACGGCTCACGCGATTCGAGCACTCGGTCGGATGGTCGATTCGGGCCTCGACGTACGCGGGGTGCCGACGTCGTTCCAATCGCGGCAACTGGCACAGCAGGAGGGGATTCCACTCACCGACCTCGATACCGTGTCGAGAATCGACGTGGCCATCGACGGCGCGGACCAGTTCGCCGGGGGCGACCTCATCAAGGGCGGCGGAGCGGCGCACGCTCGGGAGAAAATCGTGGACGGAGCGGCGGACCGGTTTCTCGTCGTCGTGGACCCGAGCAAAGCGGCAGAACGGCTGCACCATCCGGTTCCGGTCGAGGTGCTACCCGCCGCGCGGACGACGGTGGCCGACGACGTTCGCCGTCTCGGCGGGAACCCGACGTTGCGCGACGCGGAGCGAAAGGACGGGCCGGTCGTGACCGACAACGGAAACCTCGTCCTCGACTGTGAGTTCGGAGAAATCGACTCGCCCGGGGACCTCGCGGCCGACTTCTCGGCGATTCCGGGCGTGGTGGAACACGGACTGTTCGTCGGGATGGCCGACGAGATACACGCCGGGAACGACGACGGTGTAGACGTGAGACGAGTGTAA
- a CDS encoding ABC transporter ATP-binding protein: MVELRLSGVRKEYDGVTALNDVSLRVADGEFFTLVGPSGCGKTTTLRAIAGFEDLTAGTVRFGDREMAGVPPEERGVGLVFQNYALFPHMTVAENVGYGLRFRDPPGAMTDEERVLDLLELVDLDGFEGRDPDELSGGQQQRVALARALAPGPDLLLLDEPMSALDARLRDDLRTQVSRIQSDLGITTVYVTHDQEEALAISDRVAVMNDGRIEQVGRPEDVYRRPESRFVAEFVGENNLFSGETRAHETRGSLVAVRGHEFLVPGSTADSVTFCVRPEALRLGGGENAFSATVETVEFLGEAFRVHLDWDGKPITLRVPEAPDDEGVRVGFDPDDVHVIDGGTADIVEQR; the protein is encoded by the coding sequence GTGGTTGAACTCCGCCTCTCCGGCGTCCGCAAGGAGTACGACGGCGTGACCGCCCTGAACGACGTGTCGCTTCGCGTCGCCGACGGCGAGTTCTTCACCCTCGTCGGCCCGTCCGGATGCGGCAAGACGACGACGCTTCGTGCCATCGCTGGCTTCGAGGACCTCACCGCCGGAACGGTTCGGTTCGGCGACCGCGAGATGGCTGGCGTGCCGCCCGAAGAGCGCGGCGTCGGTTTGGTGTTCCAGAACTACGCCCTGTTTCCGCACATGACCGTCGCGGAAAACGTCGGCTACGGCCTCCGCTTCCGCGACCCGCCGGGTGCGATGACGGACGAGGAGCGCGTCCTCGACCTGCTCGAACTGGTCGACTTGGACGGGTTCGAGGGCCGCGACCCGGACGAGCTATCCGGCGGCCAGCAACAGCGCGTCGCCCTCGCCCGCGCACTCGCTCCCGGTCCCGACCTGCTCCTGCTGGACGAACCGATGAGCGCGCTGGACGCCCGCCTCCGCGACGACCTCCGCACGCAAGTCTCCCGCATCCAATCCGACCTCGGAATCACGACGGTGTACGTCACGCACGACCAAGAGGAGGCGCTCGCCATCAGCGACCGCGTGGCCGTGATGAACGACGGGCGAATCGAGCAGGTCGGCCGCCCCGAGGACGTGTACCGCCGTCCGGAATCCCGCTTCGTCGCGGAGTTCGTCGGCGAGAACAACCTCTTCTCGGGCGAGACCCGCGCACACGAAACGAGGGGGTCGCTGGTCGCCGTCCGCGGCCACGAGTTCCTCGTCCCCGGTTCGACCGCCGACTCGGTGACGTTCTGCGTTCGCCCCGAGGCGCTCCGTCTGGGCGGCGGCGAGAACGCCTTTTCGGCGACCGTCGAAACCGTCGAGTTCCTCGGCGAGGCGTTCCGCGTCCACCTCGATTGGGACGGGAAACCGATCACGCTTCGCGTGCCCGAGGCTCCGGACGACGAGGGCGTTCGCGTCGGCTTCGACCCCGACGACGTGCACGTCATCGACGGCGGGACGGCGGACATCGTAGAGCAGCGATAG
- a CDS encoding sulfurtransferase, whose protein sequence is MSDSDYAKDVLVSAEWVEDHLDEFQSDEPNYRLVEVDVDTEAYDAAHAPGAIGINWETQLQDQTTRDILEKDDFEDLLGGHGIAEDTTVVLYGDNSNWFAAYAYWQFTYYGHRDVRLLDGGRDYWLENGFPTTDEVPSYPEVDYDARGPFEGIRAYRDDVEKAIDRGVPLVDVRSPEEFSGEILAPPGLQETAQRGGHVPGASNISWAATVNDDGTFKSAEELRDLYESEGVTNDQQVVAYCRIGERSSIAWFALSELLGYDNVANYDGSWTEWGNLVDAPIETGN, encoded by the coding sequence ATGAGCGACAGCGACTACGCCAAGGACGTTCTCGTCAGCGCCGAGTGGGTGGAAGACCACCTCGACGAGTTCCAAAGTGACGAACCGAACTATCGACTCGTAGAGGTCGACGTCGACACCGAAGCCTACGACGCCGCCCACGCGCCGGGTGCAATCGGAATCAACTGGGAAACGCAACTGCAGGACCAGACCACGCGCGACATCCTCGAAAAGGACGACTTCGAGGACCTGCTCGGCGGACACGGAATCGCCGAGGACACCACGGTCGTCCTGTACGGCGACAACTCCAACTGGTTCGCCGCCTACGCCTACTGGCAGTTCACGTACTACGGCCACCGCGACGTGCGCCTCCTCGACGGCGGGCGCGACTACTGGCTCGAAAACGGCTTCCCGACGACGGACGAGGTACCGTCGTACCCCGAAGTCGACTACGACGCCCGCGGTCCCTTCGAGGGAATCCGCGCGTACCGCGACGACGTGGAGAAAGCCATCGACCGCGGCGTCCCCCTCGTGGACGTTCGGTCGCCCGAGGAGTTCAGCGGCGAAATCCTCGCGCCCCCGGGACTGCAGGAGACGGCCCAGCGCGGTGGCCACGTCCCCGGTGCATCGAACATCTCGTGGGCGGCCACCGTGAACGACGACGGGACGTTCAAGTCCGCCGAAGAACTCCGCGACCTGTACGAGAGTGAAGGCGTCACCAACGACCAGCAGGTCGTTGCCTACTGCCGTATCGGTGAGCGCTCGTCCATCGCGTGGTTCGCACTCTCGGAACTGCTCGGTTACGACAACGTCGCCAACTACGACGGGTCGTGGACCGAGTGGGGCAACCTCGTGGACGCGCCCATCGAAACCGGAAACTGA
- a CDS encoding ATP-dependent DNA helicase, with protein sequence MMPDWRTIFGHDAPYDEQRDGIETAIETARDDGFTVIEGACGTGKTMLALTAGLDLVRDPDSQYERVFVLTSVKQQLRQFETDLKTINANLPDDWKPISAMTLVGKADVCPYSRENAGDIDDETVYDRCEGLRERTRDLTGEGGAVTAQNLASQARSQQTGLADSGKRRSGASFLETAGEPTPYPPEMPEYNDVEYCPFYAQFLDDMPEDGDPIEAVPFDFDDMGLIEPADLVANSVQWGTCPHSMMGALLGHVEVVVGNYYHAFDPVTTATFTGALVDDSTFLVCDEAHMLEPRVRDLVSQSVGDSTLRDAESELTRVIQPVKFDDRDAKHTTADAELVRTELEDANVTLRELEDTRDFIRDLRDELDRRVTAHLEREHRGWKTNLTDLPDEEIPLRDPTVPQPDEISEWAADAGYDGGTWARAEAVGAIVARILNEAEDEDRERAALPAGRVLGEWYRNDHEEYFREIVLERTWNDREPDDSWRRAYNAQLAMQNCVPSGAIGEQLGEFGGGILMSATLEPLEIFEEVSGLGHLEADGRPVVERTFGLNFPESNRESFAVDAPKFTYDNRGAPGEETPERQVYADAIRDVARSPGNVLVGMPNYAEATWAAEHLRGVVDKPVLLDESSADEATEDLKDEFFGGESKVLVTSLRGTLTEGVDYRGDRLRAAVVCGVPIINTASPRTRAVRTAYERKFGDGFTYALTVPAVRKARQALGRVIRGSDERGIRVLVDSRYARESWDSVREFFPETEREEFQPVSPDMLSFGLERFWDRN encoded by the coding sequence ATGATGCCGGACTGGCGGACGATATTCGGACACGACGCGCCCTACGACGAGCAGCGGGACGGTATCGAGACGGCCATCGAAACCGCCCGCGACGACGGCTTCACCGTCATCGAAGGTGCCTGCGGGACTGGCAAGACTATGCTGGCGCTGACGGCCGGTCTCGACCTCGTACGTGACCCGGACAGTCAGTACGAACGCGTGTTCGTCCTCACGAGCGTCAAACAGCAACTCCGCCAGTTCGAAACCGACCTGAAGACCATCAACGCGAACCTCCCCGACGATTGGAAACCCATCTCCGCGATGACGCTCGTCGGGAAGGCGGACGTCTGCCCCTACAGCCGCGAGAACGCGGGGGACATCGACGATGAGACGGTGTACGACCGCTGTGAGGGACTTCGGGAGCGCACCCGGGACCTGACCGGCGAGGGCGGCGCGGTGACGGCCCAGAACCTCGCGTCCCAAGCCCGAAGCCAGCAGACGGGGTTGGCAGATTCAGGAAAACGGAGAAGCGGCGCGTCGTTCCTCGAAACGGCGGGCGAGCCGACGCCGTACCCACCCGAGATGCCCGAGTACAACGACGTGGAGTACTGCCCGTTCTACGCGCAGTTTTTGGACGACATGCCGGAGGACGGCGACCCGATAGAGGCCGTTCCGTTCGATTTCGACGACATGGGACTCATCGAACCCGCCGATCTCGTCGCCAATTCGGTCCAGTGGGGCACCTGCCCGCACTCGATGATGGGGGCGCTCCTCGGCCATGTGGAGGTCGTCGTCGGTAATTACTACCACGCCTTCGACCCGGTGACGACGGCGACGTTCACGGGCGCGCTGGTGGACGACTCCACCTTCCTCGTCTGTGACGAAGCCCACATGCTGGAACCGCGCGTCCGCGACCTCGTGAGCCAGTCGGTCGGCGATTCGACGCTCCGCGACGCCGAATCGGAACTCACGCGCGTCATCCAACCCGTCAAATTCGATGACCGGGACGCGAAACACACCACCGCCGACGCGGAGTTGGTTCGGACGGAACTGGAGGACGCGAACGTCACGCTCCGCGAACTGGAGGACACCCGCGATTTTATCCGCGATTTACGCGACGAACTCGACCGGCGCGTGACGGCCCATCTGGAGCGCGAACACCGCGGGTGGAAGACGAATCTCACCGACCTGCCGGACGAGGAGATACCGCTCCGCGACCCGACCGTCCCGCAACCCGACGAGATTTCCGAATGGGCGGCGGACGCAGGCTACGACGGCGGGACGTGGGCTCGCGCGGAGGCGGTCGGCGCGATTGTGGCGCGAATCCTCAACGAAGCGGAGGACGAGGACAGAGAGCGCGCCGCGCTCCCCGCCGGGCGCGTGCTCGGCGAGTGGTACCGCAACGACCACGAGGAGTACTTCCGCGAAATCGTCCTCGAACGAACGTGGAACGACCGCGAACCCGACGATTCGTGGCGACGAGCGTACAACGCGCAACTCGCCATGCAGAACTGCGTGCCGAGCGGTGCCATCGGCGAACAACTCGGGGAGTTCGGCGGCGGGATTTTGATGAGCGCGACGCTCGAACCGCTCGAAATCTTCGAGGAGGTGTCCGGACTCGGCCATCTCGAAGCCGACGGTAGGCCCGTCGTGGAGCGGACCTTCGGCCTGAACTTCCCCGAGTCGAACCGCGAGAGCTTCGCGGTGGACGCCCCGAAGTTCACCTACGACAACCGGGGCGCACCGGGCGAGGAAACCCCGGAACGGCAGGTGTACGCGGACGCGATTCGGGACGTGGCGCGCTCGCCGGGCAACGTCCTCGTCGGCATGCCGAACTACGCGGAGGCGACGTGGGCCGCAGAGCACCTTCGGGGCGTCGTGGACAAACCGGTGCTGTTGGACGAGAGCAGCGCGGACGAGGCGACGGAGGATTTGAAGGACGAGTTCTTCGGCGGCGAGTCGAAGGTGCTCGTGACGAGCCTTCGCGGAACGCTGACGGAGGGGGTCGATTATCGCGGGGACCGACTCCGCGCGGCAGTCGTCTGCGGGGTTCCCATCATCAACACCGCCAGTCCGCGGACGCGTGCGGTGCGAACCGCCTACGAGCGGAAGTTCGGCGACGGCTTCACCTACGCGCTGACCGTCCCGGCGGTCAGGAAGGCGCGACAGGCGCTCGGCAGAGTCATCCGCGGATCGGACGAACGGGGGATTCGCGTGCTGGTGGACAGCCGCTACGCCCGCGAGTCGTGGGACAGCGTTCGGGAGTTCTTCCCGGAAACGGAGCGCGAGGAGTTCCAGCCGGTCAGTCCGGACATGCTCTCGTTCGGCTTGGAGCGGTTCTGGGACAGGAATTGA
- a CDS encoding DUF1931 family protein produces MADLIVKAAVKEALDDKNVASDFYDALDVEVEELLEDAARRAEENDRKTVQPRDL; encoded by the coding sequence ATGGCAGACCTTATTGTCAAAGCGGCTGTGAAAGAAGCGCTCGACGACAAAAACGTTGCCTCGGACTTCTACGACGCACTCGACGTTGAAGTCGAGGAACTCCTCGAGGACGCTGCACGACGCGCAGAAGAGAACGACCGAAAGACGGTCCAGCCGCGCGACCTGTAA